A stretch of the Ptiloglossa arizonensis isolate GNS036 chromosome 1, iyPtiAriz1_principal, whole genome shotgun sequence genome encodes the following:
- the Glu gene encoding structural maintenance of chromosomes 4-like protein gluon isoform X3: MLFVFGYRASKIRSKKLSVLIHNSNQSQHINSCTVSVYFQQIVDKPGADYDVVPNSEFVISRTAFKDNSSYYELNNKKVPFKEIAKVLKTYGVDLTHNRFLILQGEVEQIAMMKPKAQNENDVGMLEFLEDIIGTVRYKEPLEKLAEKVEDLSNCRIEKLNRVRIVEKKKAALEEPMQEAVQYLQVENTITKIQHQLYHCNRFETIKEVSQQESRINELDKDLLNLMNKMKEVQNERKQKNDVIIEKSKKWNSLQQQKDEIVVKFDNIRKHDESLHAELVETNKRRKANMATLKTEKSKLEELSKVPGKSIKGIQECEELIESRTQCKLKKEEVLKTMMVGLREKTEPLLNQRSTFEKELISLRKDVDQAQATFNITRSELELYASIELTEKGKLEDIKNALKLTVDNLKERKHQLESLETKIPDNQHNLVQTQQELQKVKDQEIEMTSKLKKMRVSFEEQKSAMQASKSRNKIIDSLMREKREGRITGIFGRLGDLGAIDEKYDIAISTACGPLDNIVVDTVMTAQTCITFLRQNDIGRATFIPLEKQQRFLSRCKQKIQTPENVLRLFDLIHVEDERVLPAFYYGLQDTLVANDLDQATRIAYGNKRFRVVTLKGELIELSGTMSGGGKSVLRGRMGRKVLKNKLSMVDIESLQSDLDGTYEKCNQLRVQHQFLENQVHTLNTSLKVMEVDKEKLYIQVKTLEEQEPSLQIQLKVQEKKVADSVSDPKKIEQLKKRMNIAEKSLEKVKENSKSIENQVICINTEIEAISGTRVRDQQKEISNLLKLIDKAKSEICRLQVAMKTAERNVKKIEQHIDSLENDVHTSEQRLRDIQKEKQELEEQGKEYLSEIDKLSEGLSERDEIMPSLKEELNTLEAQENKIKAVKIDLGQKLKESNSAIKELKQQIPDYTRKIAQLKLQAIPGDNSEELKELTEEELHELDKKTLLIKLQKAKKKLPTEVPNMQLIAEYREKNALYLQQAADLEELTVKRNKIRDIYEMARCRRIMEFLAGFTLITDKLKEMYQMITLGGDAELELVDSLDPFSEGIAFSVRPPKKSWKNICNLSGGEKTLSSLALIFALHHYKPTPLYFMDEIDAALDFKNVSIIGNYIKERTKNAQFIIISLRSNMFELADYLVGIYKTYNCTKSVNVDLRKHYDKNLITPPTQVTSKIISSTQTQKVSVANQHEDRCVTQNINNVEIAQDKQGTNENILLPSLELCSSPEKTPLQSKRSEMSRTIDSDEPDSRRKPLKKKRRV; this comes from the exons ATGTTATTTGTATTTGGATACAGGGCTAGTAAAATTCGGTCGAAAAAATTATCAGTTTTAATACACAATTCCAATCAATCTCAACATATCAATAGCTGTACAGTGTCTGTATATTTTCAACAAATAGTTGATAAa CCTGGGGCAGATTATGATGTTGTTCCAAACAGTGAGTTTGTTATATCTAGAACAGCATTTAAAGATAATTCATCATATTATGAACTGAACAATAAAAAGGTACCGTTCAAAGAGATTGCAAAGGTTTTGAAAACGTATGGGGTGGATTTAACTCATAATcgctttttaattttacaa gGAGAAGTTGAACAAATAGCAATGATGAAACCTAAGGCACAAAATGAAAATGATGTTGGTATGCTCGAATTTTTAGAAGATATAATTGGAACTGTTCGTTACAAAGAACCATTAGAAAAATTAGCAGAAAAAGTAGAAGATTTATCTAATtgtagaattgaaaaattaaatcgtgTTAGGATTGTTGAGAAAAAGAAAGCAGCTTTAGAAGAACCTATGCAAGAAGCAGTCCAATATTTACAAGTAGAGAACACAATAACAAAGATACAACATCAGctttaccattgtaatag ATTCGAGACTATAAAAGAAGTTTCACAGCAAGAAAGCAGAATTAATGAATTGGATAAAGATTTATTGAATCTTATGAATAAAATGAAGGAAGTTCAAAATGAAAGAAAGCAGAAAAATGATGtaattatagaaaaaagtaaaaagtgGAATAGTTTACAACAACAAAAAGATGAAATCGTAgtaaaatttgataatattcGGAAACACGACGAATCACTTCATGCAGAATTAGTGGAAACAAATAAACGGCGAAAAGCTAACATGGCAACTTTAAAAaca GAGAAATCCAAGTTAGAAGAATTAAGTAAAGTGCCTGGAAAAAGCATAAAAGGTATTCAAGAATGCGAGGAGCTTATTGAATCGCGCACGCAATGTAAACTAAAGAAAGAAGAAGTATTAAAAACAATGATGGTTGGATTACGTGAAAAAACTGAACCACTGTTGAATCAACGTTCTACATTTGAAAAGGAATTAATATCTCTAAGGAAAGATGTTGATCAAGCACAAGCAACATTTAATATTACCCGATCTGAACTAGAATTGTATGCTTCTATAGAATTAACAGAAAAAGGAAAACTTGAAGATATAAAAAATGCCTTAAAATTAACAGTAGATAATTTAAAGGAGAGAAAACATCAACTGGAAAGTTTAGAAACTAAAATTCCAGATAATCAACATAACTTAGTGCAAACTCAACAGGAATTGCAAAAAGTAAAAGACCAAGAAATTGAAATGacttcaaaattgaaaaaaatgagaGTTTCATTTGAAGAACAAAAATCTGCCATGCAAGCAAGTAAatcaagaaataaaattatagatAGTTTAATGCGGGAGAAAAGAGAAGGAAGAATTACTGGTATATTTGGCAGATTG GGTGATCTTGGTGCAATAGATGAAAAATATGACATAGCAATTTCAACAGCCTGTGGTCCTTTGGACAACATTGTTGTTGATACTGTAATGACTGCACAAACCTGCATAACATTTCTTCGACAGAATGATATAGGACGCGCAACGTTTATACCATTAGAAAAACAGCAACGTTTTCTATCACGAtgtaaacaaaaaatacaaactcccGAAAATGTTCTAAGGCTCTTCGATCTTATACACGTTGAAGATGAAAGAGTATTACCGGCATTCTACTATGGGTTACAAGATACATTAGTAGCAAATGATTTAGATCAAGCAACGCGTATTGCATATGGTAATAAACGTTTCAGGGTAGTTACATTAAAAGGTGAATTAATTGAATTATCAGGTACAATGAGTGGTGGTGGGAAGTCAGTACTAAGAGGCAGAATGGGACGAAAAGTATTAAAGAATAAATTGTCCATGGTAGACATTGAAAGTTTACAATCGGATTTAGATGGAACGTATGAAAAGTGCAATCAACTTAGGGTTCAACATCAATTTTTAGAAAACCAGGTTCATACATTAAATACATCTTTAAAAGTTATGGAAGTTGATAAAGAAAAGTTGTATATTCAAGTGAAGACATTAGAAGAACAAGAACCATCGTTACAAATACAATTGAAGGTTCAAGAAAAAAAAGTTGCAGATTCAGTATCGGACCCGAAAAAGATTGAACAATTGAAGAAAAGAATGAATATTGCTGAAAAATCTCTAGAGAAAGTAAAGGAAAATTCCAAGTCTATTGAAAATCAAGTTATATGTATCAATACAGAAATAGAAGCAATTTCAGGAACTCGCGTAAGAGACCAGCAAAAAGAGATATCcaatttattgaaattaattgatAAAGCTAAAAGTGAAATTTGCAGATTGCAAGTTGCCATGAAAACGGCTGAAAGGAATGTGAAAAAGATTGAACAGCATATAGACAGTCTTGAAAATGATGTGCATACTTCTGAGCAAAGACTCCGTGATATTCAAAAAGAAAAGCAGGAGTTAGAAGAACAAGGAAAAGAATATTTGAGTGAAATCGATAAACTTTCAGAAGGACTTTCGGAAAGGGATGAAATTATGCCTTCTCTTAAAGAAGAATTAAATACTTTAGAAGCCcaagagaataaaataaaagcagTTAAAATTGATCTTGGTCAGAAATTGAAAGAGAGTAATAGCGCAATAAAGGAATTAAAGCAACAAATTCCAGATTATACCAGAAAAATAGCCCAATTAAAGCTTCAGGCAATACCTGGTGACAATTCAGAAGAATTGAAAGAATTAACGGAAGAAGAACTTCATGAATTAGATAAGAAAACTCTTTTAATTAAGTTACAAAAAGCAAAGAAGAAATTACCTACAGAAGTTCCGAATATGCAACTTATTGCAGAGTACAGAGAAAAAAATGCATTGTATTTACAACAGGCCGCAGATTTAGAAGAATTAACAGTTAAGCGTAACAAAATACGAGATATTTACGAGATGGCAAGATGTCGCAGAATTATGGAGTTTCTTGCAGGATTTACTTTAATTACTgacaaattaaaagaaatgtatCAAATGATTACATTGGGAGGTGACGCGGAACTGGAATTGGTTGATTCTTTGGATCCTTTTAGCGAAGGAATTGCCTTTAGTGTAAGACCACCTAAGAaatcttggaaaaatatttgtaatcttAGCGGTGGTGAAAAAACCTTGAGTTCTTTAGCTCTTATATTTGCATTACATCATTATAAGCCAACGCCTCTATATTTTATGGATGAAATAGATGCTGCTTTGGACTTCAAAAACGTTTCAATTATAGGAAATTATATAAAGGAAAGGACAAAAAATGcacaatttataattatatccTTAAGATCAAATATGTTTGAGCTTGCAGATTATCTTGTTGGAATATATAAAACGTACAATTGTACAAAGAGTGTTAATGTTGATTTAAGAAAGCATTATGATAAGAATCTTATTACTCCTCCAACGCAAGTTACGtctaaaattatttcttcgactCAAACACAAAAAGTGTCTGTAGCAAATCAACACGAGGACAGGTGTGTaacacaaaatataaataatgtagAAATAGCACAGGACAAACAAGgaacaaatgaaaatattttattacc ttcacTTGAGTTATGTTCATCGCCAGAAAAAACACCTCTTCAAAGCAAACGTTCGGAAATGAGTAGAACAATAGACTCAGACGAGCCCGATAGCAGAAGAAAaccgttgaaaaagaaacgtagagtATAA
- the Glu gene encoding structural maintenance of chromosomes 4-like protein gluon isoform X2, whose translation MVRKSETCQNSSTQKMDVDEESGATDTDEEGGIKVDNDIYIPPPLKINNEIDINGPRLIITKISNQNFKSYRGTQVIGPFHKCFSSIVGPNGSGKSNVIDSMLFVFGYRASKIRSKKLSVLIHNSNQSQHINSCTVSVYFQQIVDKPGADYDVVPNSEFVISRTAFKDNSSYYELNNKKVPFKEIAKVLKTYGVDLTHNRFLILQGEVEQIAMMKPKAQNENDVGMLEFLEDIIGTVRYKEPLEKLAEKVEDLSNCRIEKLNRVRIVEKKKAALEEPMQEAVQYLQVENTITKIQHQLYHCNRFETIKEVSQQESRINELDKDLLNLMNKMKEVQNERKQKNDVIIEKSKKWNSLQQQKDEIVVKFDNIRKHDESLHAELVETNKRRKANMATLKTEKSKLEELSKVPGKSIKGIQECEELIESRTQCKLKKEEVLKTMMVGLREKTEPLLNQRSTFEKELISLRKDVDQAQATFNITRSELELYASIELTEKGKLEDIKNALKLTVDNLKERKHQLESLETKIPDNQHNLVQTQQELQKVKDQEIEMTSKLKKMRVSFEEQKSAMQASKSRNKIIDSLMREKREGRITGIFGRLGDLGAIDEKYDIAISTACGPLDNIVVDTVMTAQTCITFLRQNDIGRATFIPLEKQQRFLSRCKQKIQTPENVLRLFDLIHVEDERVLPAFYYGLQDTLVANDLDQATRIAYGNKRFRVVTLKGELIELSGTMSGGGKSVLRGRMGRKVLKNKLSMVDIESLQSDLDGTYEKCNQLRVQHQFLENQVHTLNTSLKVMEVDKEKLYIQVKTLEEQEPSLQIQLKVQEKKVADSVSDPKKIEQLKKRMNIAEKSLEKVKENSKSIENQVICINTEIEAISGTRVRDQQKEISNLLKLIDKAKSEICRLQVAMKTAERNVKKIEQHIDSLENDVHTSEQRLRDIQKEKQELEEQGKEYLSEIDKLSEGLSERDEIMPSLKEELNTLEAQENKIKAVKIDLGQKLKESNSAIKELKQQIPDYTRKIAQLKLQAIPGDNSEELKELTEEELHELDKKTLLIKLQKAKKKLPTEVPNMQLIAEYREKNALYLQQAADLEELTVKRNKIRDIYEMARCRRIMEFLAGFTLITDKLKEMYQMITLGGDAELELVDSLDPFSEGIAFSVRPPKKSWKNICNLSGGEKTLSSLALIFALHHYKPTPLYFMDEIDAALDFKNVSIIGNYIKERTKNAQFIIISLRSNMFELADYLVGIYKTYNCTKSVNVDLRKHYDKNLITPPTQVTSKIISSTQTQKVSVANQHEDSSLELCSSPEKTPLQSKRSEMSRTIDSDEPDSRRKPLKKKRRV comes from the exons ATGGTCAGAAAAAGTGAAACTTGTCAGAACAGTTCTACTCAAAAGATGGATGTGGATGAAGAAAGTGGTGCAACGGATACAGATGAAGAAGGTGGTATAAAAGTAGACaatgatatatatataccaCCACCTCTTAAGATCAACAATGAAATTGATATTAATGGACCTAGGCTTATAATTACTAAAATTAgtaatcaaaattttaaaagtTACCGCGGTACTCAAGTGATCGGTCCATTTCATAAG TGTTTTTCTTCTATTGTTGGTCCAAATGGTAGTGGCAAAAGTAATGTTATAGATTCGATGTTATTTGTATTTGGATACAGGGCTAGTAAAATTCGGTCGAAAAAATTATCAGTTTTAATACACAATTCCAATCAATCTCAACATATCAATAGCTGTACAGTGTCTGTATATTTTCAACAAATAGTTGATAAa CCTGGGGCAGATTATGATGTTGTTCCAAACAGTGAGTTTGTTATATCTAGAACAGCATTTAAAGATAATTCATCATATTATGAACTGAACAATAAAAAGGTACCGTTCAAAGAGATTGCAAAGGTTTTGAAAACGTATGGGGTGGATTTAACTCATAATcgctttttaattttacaa gGAGAAGTTGAACAAATAGCAATGATGAAACCTAAGGCACAAAATGAAAATGATGTTGGTATGCTCGAATTTTTAGAAGATATAATTGGAACTGTTCGTTACAAAGAACCATTAGAAAAATTAGCAGAAAAAGTAGAAGATTTATCTAATtgtagaattgaaaaattaaatcgtgTTAGGATTGTTGAGAAAAAGAAAGCAGCTTTAGAAGAACCTATGCAAGAAGCAGTCCAATATTTACAAGTAGAGAACACAATAACAAAGATACAACATCAGctttaccattgtaatag ATTCGAGACTATAAAAGAAGTTTCACAGCAAGAAAGCAGAATTAATGAATTGGATAAAGATTTATTGAATCTTATGAATAAAATGAAGGAAGTTCAAAATGAAAGAAAGCAGAAAAATGATGtaattatagaaaaaagtaaaaagtgGAATAGTTTACAACAACAAAAAGATGAAATCGTAgtaaaatttgataatattcGGAAACACGACGAATCACTTCATGCAGAATTAGTGGAAACAAATAAACGGCGAAAAGCTAACATGGCAACTTTAAAAaca GAGAAATCCAAGTTAGAAGAATTAAGTAAAGTGCCTGGAAAAAGCATAAAAGGTATTCAAGAATGCGAGGAGCTTATTGAATCGCGCACGCAATGTAAACTAAAGAAAGAAGAAGTATTAAAAACAATGATGGTTGGATTACGTGAAAAAACTGAACCACTGTTGAATCAACGTTCTACATTTGAAAAGGAATTAATATCTCTAAGGAAAGATGTTGATCAAGCACAAGCAACATTTAATATTACCCGATCTGAACTAGAATTGTATGCTTCTATAGAATTAACAGAAAAAGGAAAACTTGAAGATATAAAAAATGCCTTAAAATTAACAGTAGATAATTTAAAGGAGAGAAAACATCAACTGGAAAGTTTAGAAACTAAAATTCCAGATAATCAACATAACTTAGTGCAAACTCAACAGGAATTGCAAAAAGTAAAAGACCAAGAAATTGAAATGacttcaaaattgaaaaaaatgagaGTTTCATTTGAAGAACAAAAATCTGCCATGCAAGCAAGTAAatcaagaaataaaattatagatAGTTTAATGCGGGAGAAAAGAGAAGGAAGAATTACTGGTATATTTGGCAGATTG GGTGATCTTGGTGCAATAGATGAAAAATATGACATAGCAATTTCAACAGCCTGTGGTCCTTTGGACAACATTGTTGTTGATACTGTAATGACTGCACAAACCTGCATAACATTTCTTCGACAGAATGATATAGGACGCGCAACGTTTATACCATTAGAAAAACAGCAACGTTTTCTATCACGAtgtaaacaaaaaatacaaactcccGAAAATGTTCTAAGGCTCTTCGATCTTATACACGTTGAAGATGAAAGAGTATTACCGGCATTCTACTATGGGTTACAAGATACATTAGTAGCAAATGATTTAGATCAAGCAACGCGTATTGCATATGGTAATAAACGTTTCAGGGTAGTTACATTAAAAGGTGAATTAATTGAATTATCAGGTACAATGAGTGGTGGTGGGAAGTCAGTACTAAGAGGCAGAATGGGACGAAAAGTATTAAAGAATAAATTGTCCATGGTAGACATTGAAAGTTTACAATCGGATTTAGATGGAACGTATGAAAAGTGCAATCAACTTAGGGTTCAACATCAATTTTTAGAAAACCAGGTTCATACATTAAATACATCTTTAAAAGTTATGGAAGTTGATAAAGAAAAGTTGTATATTCAAGTGAAGACATTAGAAGAACAAGAACCATCGTTACAAATACAATTGAAGGTTCAAGAAAAAAAAGTTGCAGATTCAGTATCGGACCCGAAAAAGATTGAACAATTGAAGAAAAGAATGAATATTGCTGAAAAATCTCTAGAGAAAGTAAAGGAAAATTCCAAGTCTATTGAAAATCAAGTTATATGTATCAATACAGAAATAGAAGCAATTTCAGGAACTCGCGTAAGAGACCAGCAAAAAGAGATATCcaatttattgaaattaattgatAAAGCTAAAAGTGAAATTTGCAGATTGCAAGTTGCCATGAAAACGGCTGAAAGGAATGTGAAAAAGATTGAACAGCATATAGACAGTCTTGAAAATGATGTGCATACTTCTGAGCAAAGACTCCGTGATATTCAAAAAGAAAAGCAGGAGTTAGAAGAACAAGGAAAAGAATATTTGAGTGAAATCGATAAACTTTCAGAAGGACTTTCGGAAAGGGATGAAATTATGCCTTCTCTTAAAGAAGAATTAAATACTTTAGAAGCCcaagagaataaaataaaagcagTTAAAATTGATCTTGGTCAGAAATTGAAAGAGAGTAATAGCGCAATAAAGGAATTAAAGCAACAAATTCCAGATTATACCAGAAAAATAGCCCAATTAAAGCTTCAGGCAATACCTGGTGACAATTCAGAAGAATTGAAAGAATTAACGGAAGAAGAACTTCATGAATTAGATAAGAAAACTCTTTTAATTAAGTTACAAAAAGCAAAGAAGAAATTACCTACAGAAGTTCCGAATATGCAACTTATTGCAGAGTACAGAGAAAAAAATGCATTGTATTTACAACAGGCCGCAGATTTAGAAGAATTAACAGTTAAGCGTAACAAAATACGAGATATTTACGAGATGGCAAGATGTCGCAGAATTATGGAGTTTCTTGCAGGATTTACTTTAATTACTgacaaattaaaagaaatgtatCAAATGATTACATTGGGAGGTGACGCGGAACTGGAATTGGTTGATTCTTTGGATCCTTTTAGCGAAGGAATTGCCTTTAGTGTAAGACCACCTAAGAaatcttggaaaaatatttgtaatcttAGCGGTGGTGAAAAAACCTTGAGTTCTTTAGCTCTTATATTTGCATTACATCATTATAAGCCAACGCCTCTATATTTTATGGATGAAATAGATGCTGCTTTGGACTTCAAAAACGTTTCAATTATAGGAAATTATATAAAGGAAAGGACAAAAAATGcacaatttataattatatccTTAAGATCAAATATGTTTGAGCTTGCAGATTATCTTGTTGGAATATATAAAACGTACAATTGTACAAAGAGTGTTAATGTTGATTTAAGAAAGCATTATGATAAGAATCTTATTACTCCTCCAACGCAAGTTACGtctaaaattatttcttcgactCAAACACAAAAAGTGTCTGTAGCAAATCAACACGAGGACAG ttcacTTGAGTTATGTTCATCGCCAGAAAAAACACCTCTTCAAAGCAAACGTTCGGAAATGAGTAGAACAATAGACTCAGACGAGCCCGATAGCAGAAGAAAaccgttgaaaaagaaacgtagagtATAA